The Sinorhizobium fredii USDA 257 region CGCCCTTGAAGACGTCCGCGTACTTGCTCGCGTAGAGTTCACGCGTCACGTACTTGAAGATGAACTCCTGGATTTCCTTGGAGGTCGGCCAGATGTCCTTCAAGTAGACCGGCTTGCCATCCTTGTCTTCGCCGATCGGCTCGTTAGTCAGGTCCTTCTGGACGGAACCTGCGAGCGCGTAGGCGACGACGAGCGGCGGCGAGGCGAGGTAGTTCGCCTGAACGTCCGGCGAGATGCGGCCTTCGAAGTTGCGGTTGCCGGAGAGAACGCCGGCGGCGATCAGGCCCTTGTCGTTGATGGTTTTCGAGATCGGCCCCGGCAGCGGGCCGGAGTTGCCGATGCAGGTCGTGCAGCCGAAGCCGACCAGGTTGAAGCCGAGGGCGTCGAGATCCTTCTGCAGGCCTGACTTGGCCAGGTATTCGCCGACGACCTGCGATCCCGGTGCCAGCGAGGTCTTGACCCAGGGCTTGGTCTTCAGACCCTTGGCGACGGCGTTGCGGGCAAGCAGGCCGGCGGCGATCAGCACCGACGGGTTCGAGGTGTTGGTGCAGGAGGTGATCGCCGCGATCGCGACATCGCCATGGCCGAGGTCGAAATCCGTGCCTTCGACCGCATAGCGGTTCGCAAGCTGGCCGGGCTTCTTGTAGTCGTTATCGAGTGCAGTGGCGAAGCCGGAGGCGATGTTTTCCAGCGAGATGCGGCCTTCCGGACGCTTCGGGCCGGCCATCGACGGCACAACGTCGCCGAGGTCGAGCTCCAGCGTGTCTGTGAAGACGAGATCGGAGCCGTCGCCCTCGCGCCACATGCCCTGCGCCTTGGAATAGGCTTCGACCAGCGCGATGCGCTGCTCTTCACGGCCCGACATGGTGAGATAGTTGATCGTTTCGGCATCGACTGGGAAGAAGCCGCAGGTGGCGCCGTATTCCGGACCCATGTTGCCGATCGTCGCGCGGTCGGCGAGCGTCATGTTGTCGAGACCGGGGCCGAAGAATTCGACGAACTTCGAGACCACGCCCTTCTTGCGCAGCATCTGCACGACGGTCAGCACCAGGTCGGTCGCCGTGACGCCTTCCTTGAGCTTGCCCGTCAGCTTGAAGCCGATGACTTCCGGCAACAGCATCGAGACTGGCTGGCCGAGCATCGCGGCTTCGGCTTCGATACCGCCGACGCCCCAGCCGAGTACGCCGAGGCCGTTGATCATCGTGGTGTGGCTGTCAGTGCCGACGCAGGTATCCGGGTAAGCGGTGATTTCGCCGTTCTCTTCGCGGGTCCAGACCGTCTGGCCGAGATATTCCAGATTGACCTGGTGACAGATGCCGGTGCCAGGCGGCACGACGCGGAAGTTCTTGAAAGCCTGCTGGCCCCACTTCAGGAAGCGGTAGCGTTCGCCGTTGCGCTGGTATTCGAGTTCGACGTTGCGGGCAAAGGCGTTCGGCGTGCCGAATTCATCGACGATGACCGAGTGGTCGATGACGAGGTCGACGGGAACGAGCGGGTTGATCTTTTCCGGGTCGCCGCCGAGCGAGACCATGGCGTCGCGCATCGCTGCGAGATCGACGACGGCCGGAACGCCGGTGAAGTCCTGCATCAGCACGCGTGCCGGACGGTAGGCGATCTCGTTTTCCGCCGTGCCCTTGTCGCCGAGCCATGCGGCGACGTTTTCGATGTCCTTCTTGGTGACCGAGCGGTCATCCTCGTTACGCAGCAGGTTTTCCAGCAGAACCTTCATCGAATAGGGAAGCTTGGACACACCGGAAAGCCCGTTCGCTTCCGCTTTCGGCAGGCTGTAATAGACATAATCCACGCCATTGACCGTGAGCGTGGAGCGACAATTGAAGCTGTCTAGGGACTTGGACACTGGAATACCCCGTTCCGTCTGATCGCCAAAAACTGACGTACGAACGCCCGAGCGCCTGTGAGGCGCGAAATGGGATGCGGGTGCGGCCATTTCCGCTGTCCGTACGTGGAATGTCATTCCATGTTCGGCGCTTGGATGAAATTCACGCCGACCGCTGGCGCGTTGGCCGCCTTATAGATAATTTCTCCAAATCGTGCCAGACCAACCAAGGTTCAATCGGAACTTTTTTTGCTCTGCGGAAAAGAGCGTCAAGGAAAGCCAAAAATTGATGCGCCTGCTGGTAGAGGGTTTGAGCGCGAGGCGCGGTGAAGACTTGATTTTTCACGATATTTCCTTTTCGCTTGCAACCGGGGAAGCGCTGGTCGTGACGGGTCCGAACGGCTCGGGAAAGTCTACTTTGCTGCGCGTCCTGGCGGGCCTTCTTCAGGTCGAATCGGGAAGGCTATCACTCAAGGACGGGCCCTCCGGCTATGAGCATCCGCGCGAGCTCAGCCACTATCTCGGCCACCGCAATGCGATGAAGCAGGAATTGACGGTCGAGGAAAATCTTTCCTTCTGGCAGCACTTTCTCGGCAATTCGCCGGGCGGCTCCGGCCTCGATCTGGCTGCGGCCGCAGCCGCCGTCGGGCTCGCCGGCATCACCCATCTGCCCTTCGGCTATCTTTCCGCCGGCCAGCAGCGGCGCATGGCGATGGCGAAGCTGCTTGTCGCCCATCGGCCGATCTGGATTCTCGACGAGCCCACGGCGGCTCTCGATGCCGGGGCGGACAGGCTCTTTGCCGGATTGGTAACGCGCCACCTCGAGCGTGGCGGCATCGTCATTGTCGCCACCCACCAGTCGCTGGGGATTGGACAATCGAAGACGTTGCAGATGACGGGGTTTGCGGATTGATCGCTCTCTTCTTCCGGGACCTGAAGCTTTCGGTGCGCGCCGGCGGTGGTGCGATGATCGGCGTGCTGTTCTTCATGACGGTCGTCTCCGTGATCCCCTTCGGCGTCGGGCCGGATCTCAATCTGCTCGCCCGGATCGGCCCGGCGATTCTCTGGATCGGCGCGCTGCTCGCCGCGCTTCTCGGCCTCGACCGGCTGTTCCAGGCGGAGCGCGAAGACGGCTCGCTCGATCTGCTGCTGATGCAGGAGACACCGCTCGTCCTCACCGTCTTCGTCAAATGCGCCGCCCATTGGGCCGCCACCGGCCTGCCGCTGGTCGTCGCCTCGCCGTTTCTCGGCCTCTTCATGAACATGGACGAGCTTGCCATCGGCGCCACGATGCTCACGCTCTTCGCCGGGACGCCGGCGATCACCTTCATCGGGGCGGTCGGCGCGGCCGTTGCCGTGGTCCTGCCACGCGGCGGACTGCTCGTCTCGATCCTCGTGCTGCCGCTCGCCATCCCCGTACTGATCTTCGGTGTCAGCGCGGTCTATGCGGCGGTCGAAGATCCCGCCCCCTTTCTGCCGCCTTTCATGATATTGATGGCGATAACCCTGTTCTTCGCGGTGATCGGACCGGTGGCGACGGCCGCCGCACTGCGACATTCGTCTGATTGATTTCAATGACGCGATCGTGATTGACCACTGCATAATTCCTTAGATCGCATTTGAGCTAAGGATAAAATTATGCAGCGTCAAAGTGCTACAGCGACCTTTGCGCGTCCAAAAGACGCGCGGCGCTGTAGGTCAATTGCGGAAGGGGTGCTTCCGCGTTAAAGAGCCGTCATGAGCGACAACAGCCTGGCCATCCGCAAGTTCAGCGACCTCGCCAACCCGACCCGGTTCCTGGCGCTGGCCGATCGGGTGCTGCCGTGGATGGCCGGTATTACGATATTGCTCTTTGCCGTCGGCTTCTGGCTCTCCTTCACGACCGAGGGCGACTACCAGCAGGGCGAGACGGTGCGCATCATGTATGTGCATGTGCCATCCGCCTGGCTTTCGATGATGTGCTACACGGTGATGGCGATCTCGGCGCTCGGCACGCTTGTGTGGCGCCATCCGCTCGCCGATGTGTCGGCCAAGGCGGCTGCACCGATCGGCGCCTCCTTCACCTTCCTGGCGCTCGTCACTGGTTCGCTCTGGGGCAAGCCGATGTGGGGCACCTGGTGGGTGTGGGATGCGCGGCTGACCTCCGTCTTCGTGCTTTTCCTCATGTATCTCGGACTGATGGCGCTGAACCGCGCCATGGACGATCCCGCCCGATCGGCGCGCGTCTCCGCCGTGCTCGTGCTGGTCGGCTTCGTCAATATCCCGATCATCAAGTTCTCGGTCGAATGGTGGAACACGCTGCATCAGCCGGCGAGCGTCATGCGCCTCGACGGGCCGACGATCGATCCGGAATTCCTGTGGCCGCTGATAATCATGGCGATCGGCTTCACGCTCTTGTTCTTCACGCTGCACATCGCCGCGATGCGCAACGAGATCTGGCGCCGCCGGGTGACGTCGCTCCGGCGACAGGCGGCCCGCAATGCCGGACGGGAGACGCTCGCGCCATGATGAGCCATGCCGCCTATGTGATTGCCAGCTACGCCGTCGCCCTCGCGGTCGTGGCGGGGCTCGTCTACTGGGTTGTCGGCGACGGCCGCGCCCGCCAACGCGAATTGAAGACGCTCGAGGCCGCCGGCATTCGCCGCCGTTCGGCGGACGTTTCAGGCGGAGAGGCCCAATGACGAGTACGCAGGCGCCGCAGCCGGACGAGCGCAGGCCCGGGGCCTTGCGCTATCTGCTCGCGGCCCTTCCGCTTCTGATCTTCGCTGGCCTGGCGCTGATCTTCTGGAGCCAGTTGAACTCCGGCAGGGACGTCAGCGAAATCCCCTCGGCCCTGATCGGCAGCAAGGCGCCGAAGCTCGACCTGCCGCCGCTCGAGGGCGCCGCGACGCCTTCCGGCCAGCCGATGCCGGCGCTGACCGACGCTGCCGTCAAGGGCCAGCTGACCCTCG contains the following coding sequences:
- the acnA gene encoding aconitate hydratase AcnA, which codes for MSKSLDSFNCRSTLTVNGVDYVYYSLPKAEANGLSGVSKLPYSMKVLLENLLRNEDDRSVTKKDIENVAAWLGDKGTAENEIAYRPARVLMQDFTGVPAVVDLAAMRDAMVSLGGDPEKINPLVPVDLVIDHSVIVDEFGTPNAFARNVELEYQRNGERYRFLKWGQQAFKNFRVVPPGTGICHQVNLEYLGQTVWTREENGEITAYPDTCVGTDSHTTMINGLGVLGWGVGGIEAEAAMLGQPVSMLLPEVIGFKLTGKLKEGVTATDLVLTVVQMLRKKGVVSKFVEFFGPGLDNMTLADRATIGNMGPEYGATCGFFPVDAETINYLTMSGREEQRIALVEAYSKAQGMWREGDGSDLVFTDTLELDLGDVVPSMAGPKRPEGRISLENIASGFATALDNDYKKPGQLANRYAVEGTDFDLGHGDVAIAAITSCTNTSNPSVLIAAGLLARNAVAKGLKTKPWVKTSLAPGSQVVGEYLAKSGLQKDLDALGFNLVGFGCTTCIGNSGPLPGPISKTINDKGLIAAGVLSGNRNFEGRISPDVQANYLASPPLVVAYALAGSVQKDLTNEPIGEDKDGKPVYLKDIWPTSKEIQEFIFKYVTRELYASKYADVFKGDENWQSVQIPAGQTYAWDEASTYVQNPPYFVGMGKKGAGISDIKGARVLGLFGDKITTDHISPAGSIKAASPAGSYLLEHGVGVADFNQYGTRRGNHEVMMRGTFANIRIRNHMLGPNGKEGGYTIHYPSKEEMSIYDAAMKYKEEGVPLVIFAGVEYGNGSSRDWAAKGTNLLGVKAVIAQSFERIHRSNLVGMGVVPFVFEQGMTWDSLGLKGDEVVTIEGLANVQPREKRVAKITYGDGSVKEVPLICRIDTLDEVTYVNNGGILQTVLRDLAA
- the ccmA gene encoding heme ABC exporter ATP-binding protein CcmA; the protein is MRLLVEGLSARRGEDLIFHDISFSLATGEALVVTGPNGSGKSTLLRVLAGLLQVESGRLSLKDGPSGYEHPRELSHYLGHRNAMKQELTVEENLSFWQHFLGNSPGGSGLDLAAAAAAVGLAGITHLPFGYLSAGQQRRMAMAKLLVAHRPIWILDEPTAALDAGADRLFAGLVTRHLERGGIVIVATHQSLGIGQSKTLQMTGFAD
- the ccmB gene encoding heme exporter protein CcmB; translated protein: MIALFFRDLKLSVRAGGGAMIGVLFFMTVVSVIPFGVGPDLNLLARIGPAILWIGALLAALLGLDRLFQAEREDGSLDLLLMQETPLVLTVFVKCAAHWAATGLPLVVASPFLGLFMNMDELAIGATMLTLFAGTPAITFIGAVGAAVAVVLPRGGLLVSILVLPLAIPVLIFGVSAVYAAVEDPAPFLPPFMILMAITLFFAVIGPVATAAALRHSSD
- a CDS encoding heme ABC transporter permease, which translates into the protein MSDNSLAIRKFSDLANPTRFLALADRVLPWMAGITILLFAVGFWLSFTTEGDYQQGETVRIMYVHVPSAWLSMMCYTVMAISALGTLVWRHPLADVSAKAAAPIGASFTFLALVTGSLWGKPMWGTWWVWDARLTSVFVLFLMYLGLMALNRAMDDPARSARVSAVLVLVGFVNIPIIKFSVEWWNTLHQPASVMRLDGPTIDPEFLWPLIIMAIGFTLLFFTLHIAAMRNEIWRRRVTSLRRQAARNAGRETLAP
- the ccmD gene encoding heme exporter protein CcmD; this encodes MMSHAAYVIASYAVALAVVAGLVYWVVGDGRARQRELKTLEAAGIRRRSADVSGGEAQ